One segment of Triticum aestivum cultivar Chinese Spring chromosome 2A, IWGSC CS RefSeq v2.1, whole genome shotgun sequence DNA contains the following:
- the LOC123184969 gene encoding B3 domain-containing protein Os06g0194400, with the protein MAEPNSYEEQRRRQVEENKRKLEELRLHRLSAAVREAAVKPMPIQELKLRYLRPPPPPTRRSGRVASLPKQPDYRDKKAPRAYVNRRGLPPDRVYATDEARDYAFTKAKELNNLLSSAHPSFIKPMTHSYATGSLLTIPRQFKKSYLPRFDEMIFLVDEEDGEFPMPYIAQHGAIGTGWKMFAIGHNLADGDCLVFQQVQRTKFKVYIIRASSYYEKDHC; encoded by the exons ATGGCTGAACCCAACTCGTACGAGGAGCAGCGCAGGAGGCAGGTGGAGGAGAACAAGCGGAAGCTGGAGGAGCTGCGCCTGCACCGCCTCTCCGCCGCCGTGCGCGAGGCCGCCGTCAAGCCCATGCCG ATCCAGGAGCTGAAGCTGCGGTAtcttcgcccgccgccgcccccgacccGGCGGTCCGGCCGCGTCGCCAGTCTCCCCAAGCAACCTGATTACCGCGACAAGAAAGCCCCGAG GGCATATGTTAATAGAAGGGGATTACCACCTGATCGTGTGTACGCGACCGACGAAGCTAGAGACTACGCCTTCACCAAGGCCAAAGAGCTCAATAACCTGCTGTCCTCTGCTCACCCCTCCTTCATCAAGCCCATGACCCATTCTTATGCCACGGGTAGCTTGCTG ACAATCCCGCGGCAATTCAAGAAGAGCTATCTCCCACGGTTTGATGAGATGATCTTTCTGGTGGATGAAGAGGATGGGGAGTTTCCCATGCCTTACATTGCCCAACATGGTGCCATCGGCACTGGGTGGAAAATGTTTGCCATCGGCCACAACCTAGCTGATGGTGATTGCTTGGTGTTCCAGCAAGTCCAGAGGACAAAGTTTAAG GTCTACATAATTAGAGCAAGTTCCTACTACGAAAAGGACCACTGTTGA